From a single Rutidosis leptorrhynchoides isolate AG116_Rl617_1_P2 chromosome 5, CSIRO_AGI_Rlap_v1, whole genome shotgun sequence genomic region:
- the LOC139847732 gene encoding ATP-dependent 6-phosphofructokinase 3-like, which yields MFCVSGGYRGFYSKNTITLTTKVEDYIHKRGGTIIGTSRGGHDKPKIVNSIKDRGINQVYVIGGDATQKGAPVIYQEIRRRGLKAVVAGISKTIDNDIPVLAFL from the exons ATGTTTTGTGTGTCGGGTGGTTATAGAGGTTTTTACTCGAAAAATACCATCACTTTGACAACTAAGGTTGAGGATTATATCCATAAACGTGGTGGTACAATTATTGGTACCTCTCGAGGGGGCCATGATAAACCGAAGATAGTTAACAGTATTAAGGATCGTGGTATCAATCAG GTTTATGTAATTGGAGGTGATGCAACTCAAAAGGGAGCACCAGTTATTTATCAA GAAATAAGAAGGCGTGGGCTAAAAGCTGTAGTGGCTGGGATCTCAAAGACCATTGATAATGACATTCCGGTACTTGCATTTCTATAA